The nucleotide window TGCGGCAGCAATATTATTTACTAGTTTCTACTTAATTTCTATTGATTGACAGCTATGTTACTTCCTATTTTATTGCTATTACTTTTCTTGTTATGGTAGGAGTTCTACTCCTAGTAGGATTTCAATTATTAGCTTACATAGTTATTAAAAGCACAAGGCACTCCAAGGCGCTAAGCGGTCCTGGAGTCTAGGTGCAAGGTGCAGGCATGCGACTGAGCGAGGTGAGAcgcaaaaataaaaaagaagtcATGACAAtaatattaattacatataaaagtatatgtaatatattatttattttaattttattgtacCACCACTATTGTTAATTAAATTACATGCATGAGTCAAAATCATTATTAAAATGCGTTATATGACTTTTATTTTTAATCAAATctaatattaaaatcataattttaattttctattgtattataattttgatttaatAATACCATGTTAATCAtaacttaaaataatttaaattttataaattcattaaatatGTTACATTTATCTTTTAACTTATGTAAAATaggattttaaaaaattaaaaacatgCAAATGCAAAAGAGCACCAAAAAACTCTAAAGTAGATTTAAGCCCATTAACCATTAGTCCATTTTAATTACCATTAGCCACATTAGAGATAAACAGCCAATATACAGACACAACCAAGTTTTATCATTGAGAGCAAAGGCAGCTAGAGCTAGCCAAATACGTCTGcttttatttctcttcttctttttagtGGCTGTCTTTGATGGGCAGGTTGCTTTTCCTCCTCAGCCTCCCCCCCCTCTCCCTTctttttggtcttcttcttccccaCCTTACCCAAGCTCGCCTAGGCATGCCTTGCACCTCACCGTGCCTGGCAGCGTGGGTGAGGCCAAGCGCCTTTCTTAGGGCATGGCGCAACCTCTTGTGCCTTGAGCGCCTTGCACCTTGCAACTCAGATGCGCCTTTCACAATACTGTTAGCTTGTACTCTCCTATTTGAGGGAGGTAGTATtaagaaataaagaaataaaaacaaGCAGAATTATTTCCTCTAGATTGAAATCTGGACTCACTCTTAACAAGTCTAAGGTCAAAGCACCCTTTTAACGAGCTCACATTCAACAATAATAGGTCAAGTGAAGAATCGATATAAAGCAAAAGTTTCAACTTTTGAATTAGATTTTACTTTTAACAGACTCGTGATGAGATCCTCGGTGTCAAAACATAACAACTTGATATTAGAGCATTGAAATATGGCAGCATATGCCTTGTTTCATATAGATGATGAAGGCGGAATGCACCTTGCTATTTACTAACCAACAATTCTTTTGTTCGATGCAATcagagatgaaattgttgctacaGAATCTTTTTCCCAGCTCCGAGACCATATTTTACAAGGGCGAGAAGTTGACGACTGGTTTGTTCAAGATGAGTTGGTTTTTTTCCAAGAAAAGTTTTATTTGTTGCCAACATGGGTTACCAAAGGTTAGTGTTAAGAGTGTTCTGTTACTTTTAACAGACTCGTGATGAGATCCTCGGTGTCAGAACATAACAACTTGATATTAGAGCATTGAAATAAGGCAGCATATGCCTTGTTTCATATAGATGATGAAGGCGGAATGCACCTTGCTATTTACTAACCAACAATTCTTTTGTTCGATGCAATcagagatgaaattgttgctacgGAATCTTTTTCCCAGCTCCGAGACCATATTATACAAGGGCGAGAAGTTGACGACTGGTTTGTTCAAGATGAGTTGGTTTTTTTCCAAGAAAAGTTTTATTTGTTGCCAACATCTCCTCTGGTTTCCACTGTAATAGCTAGACTACATGATGGCACTCATGAAGGATTACAGAAAACACTTCAGCATGATCGCTGTGATTTTTATTGGaagggcatgaaaagagatattgcAACTTTGTTAGTGCTTGTGTTGTTTGTCaacaaaataaaatggaccactTGCATCTTGCGGGTTTACTAAAACCACTCTTTCTTCCATCATGAGTATGGtcagatattttatggatttcaaaTATGGGTTACCAAAGGTTAGTGATAAGAGTGTTCTGTTTGTAGTAGTTGATCGATTTTGAAAATATGCCCACTTTATTCCTTTGCCTTGGCAATTATGGTTGCTCATGTATTTTTCTCTATTATCTTTCGTTTACATGGGTTGCTTGAGACTATTGTAAGTGATCAGGATGTCGTATTTactattgatttttggaaagagtTTTTTTGTCTCTACAACATCAAATTTGCCTTCTCCTCTACCCACCACCATCAAACAAATGGCCAAAATGAAATAGTAAACCGCACTATTGAGATGTACTTGCATTGTTTTGGTGGAGATAAACCATAGAGTTGGGTTGATTGGGTGCCATGGGCAGAATTCTGTTATAATCCTTCCTTTCATTTGGCACTTAAGACTTTGCCTTTTCGTGTGGTTTACGGCCATGATCCCCCTCAATTGCTCTCTTATGTGCCTGGTTCCTCTCAAATGCATGTGGTTGACTAGGCATTACAAGAAAGGGATGCTATTCTTGAGGATATTTGCATGCGATTGTTGTAAGCTCAGCACCATATGAAGGAACAATATGATAAGGGACATAAGGAGGTTATTTTCCAGCCTGGTGATTTGTTATGGCGTCGTTTGTTACCATATTGACACCTTTCAGTCTCGCATGCTGTTTGGCATAAACTTCTCCTAAATTTATGGTCCATACCTACTCATTCGCTGCATTGGTGAAGTAGCTTATCGATTAGAACTTCCTTCTACTGCTAAGATCCATAATGTCTTCCATTCGTCATTGTTAAAGGCATCGTTTGTTACCATATTGacacctttcagtctcccatgcTGTTTGGCATAAACTTGCTCATAAATTTATGGTCCATTCCAAGTCATGCGCCACATTGGTGAAGTAGCTTATCAATTAGAACTCCATAATGTCTTCCATTCGTCATTGTTAAAGGCATTTCACAGAGAGACTCCCCCAACTACGTCAACTTTGCCTCCTGTGGTTGATGGACATTGTCCCTACTCCTCATAGCATCCTTTGTGCTCGTTTGCATCGTGGACAATGGGAGATTTTGGTTCATTGGGATGGCACGTCTGCTGCAGATGCTACTTGGGATGTCCTCGTCTTTCTTGAAGCTTATCCTACTTTTGAGCTTGAGGAGAAGCTCTTTCTCCAAGAGTGGAGTGACATTATGGATGCTTTCATGGGCAAACGCTGCAAGCGATGTGGGCCGTGGGTTTAGTTGCAAGATGACTTTCTGCAGTAGCAATATTATTTCCtacttaatttctattaattGACAGCTATGTTACTTCCTATTTTATTGCCATTACTTTTCTTGTTATGGTAAGAGTTTTATTCCTAGTAGGATTTCAATTATTAGCCTGTAGGCATTAAGAAATAAAAACAAGCAGAATTATTTCCACTAAATTGAGATTTGGACTTTCTCTTAACGAGTCTAAGGTCAGAGATCCCTTTTAATTAGCTCACATTCAGCAACAATATGTTGAGTAAAGAATCAAGGTAAAGCAAAAGCTTTAGCATTTGAATTAGATTTACTGTTAACAGACACGTGACAAGATCCTGGGCACAAGAACATAACAAAATTTCATCTATTGCATTCCTCAGTGGTTCTTTGCTGTTTTTTGTCCTGTTAGAACTAGAAACGCATTTAAcagaattatttattatattttctcaCAACAGTTTGTCATTTGTGCAGCTATCACATTGCAGGTGCTAAAGGTGTATTTTATGCTCGTGAACCTTACTCTAACATTGATGCTGTGCATGTTACCCGCTTCTTTGGTCTTGCATCAGTTGGAAATAAGGATAAACAGGTGTAGTTGTTGTGCTCAATGCGATTTCCAATAAGTTCTCTAGATTTGTTTGCCTTATTTTTGACATGTTTGGAAACTTCTTTTGAATGCATATTGTGGTCCAGTAATTGTATGTTGAAAACAATGTGAAGCTTTATTGTTTAACCTTGGCCTCTGTCGACATAAGGCATAACAGGATGACAAGAGGCTGATAGCAGTCATGACTGATGCATGATCTGATATATGATGcttgcttttctttgattttataatATCTTGCAAGTTTTATTCCACCTAATTGATTTACATTTTATCTTATGGGCATTCTTTAACTCTTGGTGCCTGTGCTTGTTTCTCAGAAATTTATCCATGCAATTTCTCCTACTCCAGGATCTACAATGACTGCTGTGGAGATTAGCATGAAGCCCTCTAACACTACTTCATCCCCATACACCTTTTCAGAGCAAACAGTTCATCCTAAAGAAACCACCAAGAGGCCTAGTGATGGTGTGTCTGATTCTCAATATTGGAGATATGATGTCTCCCAAAAACGTCAGAAAGCTGGAGCTAGAGATGGTGATAAACtgtgttttaaatttatttattctgGTTCTTGTCCACGAGGGGAAAACTGCCACTTTCAGCATGACATAGATGCAAGGGAACAATATTTAAGAGGTGTTTGTATTGATTTTCTTATCAAAGGAAAATGCGAAAGAGGTCCAGACTGCAACTTTAAGCACGATTTGCAGAGCAAAGTTGAGAGCTATTCTCACAGGAGACATGGCTCTGAAAATGCTAACAGGTCAGCATTTGATCAAATGGTTGATGGTCCTTGCATGTTGATTTCTGTTTGTGTTTAAGGTGTTTGAGCGTTCTTCCTTCTCCACCTCCTGCCttcctctgtgtgtgtgtgtgtgtgcatggTAATGAATCCTGTAATTGTGTTACAGGTCAAAAGAGTGCTGGTTTTGTTTGTCAAGCCCCAGCGTGGAGTCACATCTGATCATTAGCATAGGAGAAAGTTACTACTGTGCCCTGGCCAAAGGCCCCCTTGTTCAAGACCATGTCCTATTAATACCCATTGAGCACTCACCTAGTACCCTTTCTTTACCGCAAGAATGTGAATCTGAACTTGTTAGATTCAAGAATAgtctaaaattatattttaagaaCAGGGGAAAGGAAGCTATCATATTTGAGTGGGTTTCCAAGCGTGGTACTCATGCTAATCTTCAGGTAAAATGAAATACATTCTGAAATATGTATCTAGATGCTAgatgtattaaaaaaaattgtaaatttcTTATAAAGGCCCaatggttttaattttttttttttatgagaagCTGCTACTGTTATTTTCCATGGTTGTCTCTCTGTACTTTCGTGAAATTTACAAATATGTTGATCAAAACTCTTGCCATTTTAATGGTAGTTTGTGGGATATGATGAACACTTGTTTTTCAAAAGGTTTTAAATGACAGAACAATAACAATAGAGGAGGACCTGCCACTATTATTTTGGTATTTAACTTATTttgtcttctttttcttttcattaggCTGCTCCTGTTCCATCATCTAGAGTGGCTGCTGTTCAGGATATATTTAATATGGCTGCTGATAAACTGGGTTTTAAATTTGTGGCCATGAAATGTAAGTTGAAATTACTCAAGGTTGTTAATAATTACTCTGCTCAGTTCTTGGCCTAATTTTTGCCTTAAAGTTTAAAGTTCAAAGTACAATGCAAGCCCTATGTCTCGTAATTCCTTGGTGAAGTttctactttattttattttttctgtgTTTGGAATACCTTCCGAATCATCAGCATGTTACCTTCTCaaaagtatttttttaatttcatctCAGCCATCTTGAAGACAgctttttttaccataacttttTGAGAAAGTGAATTAAGAGCCCTTTAACTTTTTAATGTTTTTGTTTTTAAACCATCCAATTGAAGTTCTGTTTTAGCCCTTAACTTTTCAATTTAGGTGCTACTAAATACCAATTTGGCATAAAAAAAGTATAATTTTCCTAAATATAAACAAAAGGCAAGTTCACAATAGTGGAGTttgtccttaaaaaaaaaaaaaacttaaaatctAATATCATATTGTAAAATATTCTTATATTGAGGCCATAAACGGATGCTATTTACATTTTTTATAACCAAAtgcatttaattatatatatgcaAGCTTTAAAAATAAGTATTGAAGGACTCAAAAACATAAAAGTTTTGGTGAATTAGCCAAATATTATATTTGTACAATTAAGTTAGTATTCAATACAGGATTTAATAGAGCACACTTTTAATTGGATGTCTCAATAGCAAGGACTTGAATATATTTAAGGGATTTTTTAACTGGTGTTTTGCTTAAGCCTAAACTTGTAAAAACAGTTGAACTTCCATGGTTTCCAATGTATTGTCATACTGTTGTTTCTCTTGCAGTCGATAATAATTCTGATGGCAGAAAATGGTTGAGGGCACAGTTTGATAGGAACTATAGTTTCTTCTATGTGGAACTCCCTGATGGTACTATTCTATCACATTTGATTGAGGAGAATGAGAGATTTCCGGTGCAATTTGGACGTGAAGTAAGACACTAACATGCTAAATCTAACTGTTAAACATGAGATTATgctgatttttattttatatatatatatatatatatctaatctgttggttgggaTAATTGATTTAACTTATAAATGTGATTTCTGTTCACCAAACTATAGCCTGTGTTATTTatagttttatattttaaattaatttgatttttatgtTTAAGTTCTCACTCTTGTTAGGTTAATGATCTAATTTATACTAAACTTTGTGTAAGTTAATGTGATTGCACAAATAAGACAAGATTTTGAGTGTAAATTATTTGAAGTTTATTGAACTTCCCTTCAAATTAATAATGTAAATTAAGAATCAACATTTCTTTTATTTGCAAGCAGCTAACTAAGTATGAAATGAAATATTTTACAGGTTCTAGCAGGGTTGTTGAACGCACCTGAGAGAGCTGATTGGAGGACTTGTAAGCTTAGCAAAGAGGAGGAAACAAAAATGGTAGAAGAATTCCAGAAAAAATTTGAAGAGTTGGATCCAACTCGATGATTTATATTTTATGCATAGCACCATCAGTCTTGTGTTTGATGCCTAGTAGCTACCACCACTATGCTCTTCATCAATGATTTTACTCACATAAGGTACACCTCTTCAATTTTAGATCACATAAGGTCTTTTTGCTTCATATTTAATATGTATTTGTTGTTGGAACAGTGCGGGGGGACACTTCATTATTCCCTAGCAGATGAACACCCAgtttatctcatttcttgaactgGCAGAATTAGAAGTAACCTGCTGCAGATTAACCTCCTCTAGTATTTGATTTATTACAATCCAAGCTAGAGATGAGACCCTGACCCATCCAGGTATAAGGAAAGCTAGTTCTTTCCCTTGTTTTGCCTCTCATCTTTCTGAATTTGGCTTTCAGATGTATTTCATTATAATGGAATTGCAATTACATATTTTATTAGCTTATTTCGTTGCATAAATTTTTGACATAATGTAATATTACATTATACAATCAATTGCGCTTTAATTAACGTAAGTTTATATGATTAGTCTTTTTGTTTTAATTCTATTATTGCCCCAAATTCTCAACACAATTGCCATTCACAAACGGTTGCTGCCACCACCACTCATGGCAACCACTATTACCACCACAACTATCATCACTATTGCCATTGACTAACAATTACTATTACTGTACTCTGTTGTTATTATCATCACAAATGAACTAAATATTAAGACAGATTATCATTATATTATAATACATGAATTTTTATTTTGCAaccaaatttgaaatgaaatgataattttattacatttcTTGTTACTTTACATAATTGATTATGTTATATTATATACAATGTAGCGTATATAGTTTGTTGGATTGTGGGTCATTGCAACTTAGCTCGTGTTAATTATAGATCTACCTAGGTCTAGAAAGCAATGCAATTCAAGTTTCAGTAACCCTTTTCTGCATTTTCGTGCTAATTGAAGTTGGGGGGACCTGGAGATTGATTGCTGGGACCTGAAAATTAATGCCTCTGATTTTTCTATGTAATGAAAGGTTGATTAAGGGTAGTTTCCTTGTGAACTAGGCTGGATAGATCCCACTCCCATCCAATGTTTGTAGTGTTCCATGAAAAGGACGTCTCTTTTTCAGCCTTTATGAAGAGAAATaagtaagaaataattaaaatgaggGCCTGGCGTGAATCAGATAATGAAGTTTTAATTGCATTTCCACCCATGATTTGAGAAAGTAGTTGAAACGCTTTTATGATAGTCTCAGCCTTTATAATGTTCAGCTAGACGTTCCGAACCGAAAACTGGTTAAACCCCATGTTTGACTTGAATTGTGAATGAACGAAATTGAAATTAAATCAGAATGTTTGGTTCAGTTCTGGGACACAATTTTTTTTCCATTTAAAAATATTGGGAAAAAAATTGGACCGTTGAATTTGATTCGGATTGGATCAAACCAAAATTAAAACCAAAATCTTGAGATTTAAGAGTCGATTTAGATTCACTCTTTCAAAGATCTTAAACCAGTTCGAACTCAAACTGAAAGCGGACATGGCCGTGTATATGTTCACTTGCTTGCAGACGATGGCACAAAGGATTACTCCGCCAACTTTTTTATGGTGGAAAACTTATCAGAAATAATTGAAGAGAAGGGTCAACTTCAAATATACCATTGGCTTAGGCTGATGCCCACAGGATTTGGGGCCCTTTAAGCCTTACCTTGCACTGGCACTGATAAAGAAGTTTCGTTGAGATAAAGTTTGGGTGTCTGGGATCCGTCATGCTAAGAGATAATTACAAAGATTTCTTTCCTTTAACTTTGTGACCCATCAGAAACGCACCTGCCTCGGCTTGTTCCGTAAGATGCATTTAATATAAAACTGAAGGAATACCAACCAGACTAGTCACATTCTATTTTATGGCTTGTCCGCATAAACTATGACCTTCCTTGCTGTAGTCACCTcggaaattaaaatataattatatttactgGGAAAGAAATGTTCTTTAAAAGTGAAGAGTCCCAAGTAATTCCTTAATTTTCCTTGACAATTGAGTCTCACTAAGATTAAATTCCTTCAAAACTCATAAACATGATTCTTAGATATTGAAAATTGCCACTTTTTTTTTTGGGCATTTCTGCAAGAAAGAACACCAACTAGTGTCAAAACACATTCACGAGCTTGCAAAAAGGTAAATATAATTTGTATTTTAGCAAAATCATATCAACATTGAAGTGCATGTCCAACCAAGCAATATATGGAATCAATTAACTTTGACTATAAACATATTTATAGTCTTCACGTGGAAACAGAATATGTCCTACGTACGCTGCTCCTATTCATGGTTTCTCTGTTtttcattataatttattaaaaaaaaaaaaaaagaaagattatCATG belongs to Hevea brasiliensis isolate MT/VB/25A 57/8 chromosome 4, ASM3005281v1, whole genome shotgun sequence and includes:
- the LOC110650127 gene encoding zinc finger CCCH domain-containing protein 64, producing MAPPRILLCGDVLGRLNHLYKRVQSVNKSAGPFDALFCVGQFFPGSPELLEEFMDYVEGRTQIPLPTYFIGDYGVGAPKVLSVASKNSSNLGFKMDGLKICENLFWLRGSGKFTLYGLSVAYLSGRRSSDSQQFGTYSQDDVDALRALADEPGIVDLFLTNEWPTGVTNRATSDIPAGISDSAGSDSTISELVAEIKPRYHIAGAKGVFYAREPYSNIDAVHVTRFFGLASVGNKDKQKFIHAISPTPGSTMTAVEISMKPSNTTSSPYTFSEQTVHPKETTKRPSDGVSDSQYWRYDVSQKRQKAGARDGDKLCFKFIYSGSCPRGENCHFQHDIDAREQYLRGVCIDFLIKGKCERGPDCNFKHDLQSKVESYSHRRHGSENANRSKECWFCLSSPSVESHLIISIGESYYCALAKGPLVQDHVLLIPIEHSPSTLSLPQECESELVRFKNSLKLYFKNRGKEAIIFEWVSKRGTHANLQAAPVPSSRVAAVQDIFNMAADKLGFKFVAMKFDNNSDGRKWLRAQFDRNYSFFYVELPDGTILSHLIEENERFPVQFGREVLAGLLNAPERADWRTCKLSKEEETKMVEEFQKKFEELDPTR